A single Rhinolophus ferrumequinum isolate MPI-CBG mRhiFer1 chromosome 12, mRhiFer1_v1.p, whole genome shotgun sequence DNA region contains:
- the LOC117032512 gene encoding succinate dehydrogenase cytochrome b560 subunit, mitochondrial-like, with translation MATLLLRHVGHHCLRAHLSLWLCIRNSFLPLAMSICHHDTGNPLSSEVSLFGFLALFIPGNFESLLEPVKSLCLGPALIHTIKFALIFLFMYHTWNGIQHLMWDVAKGLRCPSYSSLQ, from the exons ATGGCTACACTCTTGTTGAGACATGTTGGCCATCACTGCCTTCGTGCCCACCTTAGTCTTTGGCTGTGTATCAGAAA TTCGTTTCTTCCCCTGGCTATGTCAATTTGCCACCATGACACTGGTAATCCCTTGAGTTCAGAGGTCTCTCTTTTTGGCTTTTTAGCCCTGTTCATCCCTGGGAACTTTGAGTCTCTTTTGGAACCTGTGAAGTCCCTGTGTCTGGGGCCAGCCCTAATCCACACAATCAAGTTTGCTCTCATCTTCCTTTTCATGTATCACACCTGGAATGGGATCCAACACTTGATGTGGGACGTAGCAAAGGGCCTGAGATGTCCCAGTTACAGCAGTCTGCAGTGA